One segment of Salvia splendens isolate huo1 chromosome 20, SspV2, whole genome shotgun sequence DNA contains the following:
- the LOC121780885 gene encoding filaggrin-like isoform X1, whose product MKMKEKSSKDDSGRVHRDSASGEKRKVSSQLRECMDSKDLSGHGNGDALEEYVSSKRRKEKTDVAIGGDRWNGGGDERVDGDKNVEKDIHKGENSKVDSKGKENSDKGESFRVDSKSKSKRNESGNSGERKEDILTSSLVDREESKSKGESKRKSERDSSARKEGLKDKEKSGGQETKSSDAEVKIVELNIGKKQGPLPGDFIEERQGTRARENTAELLLDEVRSPELEKDIEKRIRRKREGSSEREKHYDDAKEGGERRSSSKGDRTKDIKYRDDKHKDGAYTDKYQDDGYKEDRRRDKKYHEEADKEYKYQDDKYREDGEKDSQRRDDRHRESDRDIRRKEEKHREDGERDSRRKDEKYREGTERDGRRDDKYYEDGDRDRRRKDDHYHEDDDKDSRRGDERYNEDSDRDDRRRENTYREDVDNDIRHKEEKYLEDTERDSRHKDSKQGDGYDRDKRTRDIKYRDERTTRDRSGDKLDLKHSRDDSSAGDHYVRKSSAYDDSPTHDDRAARYRDDQGRRRTNEKEDYSDIKSRVTKDQRSDAERKSTSSARMDLATDRVRSASRNADLELTSSHGIRWSSPPSNSHTPRDHHRSLRQDDSKYRDYNYEERIRPSTRDHAGAAGGSEKTSSQSVEKLGQKDDGHFGELYAERCLKSDIRSSPLQLADKSPTSSSDRRQFSRPDVRRSFDIEESTQRSGGSREWEEYNGKDVRGTRDAMEVFPGEDFLQGGADTLSISSPFTRTGHFSSSSKPMLPPPLFRTGVDSPLGSGPGDDDGRGKSNMRHMRGGDPNMGNMGRIQGSPWRGVPSWPSPVANGFLPFPHGPPSVGFHSVMQPFPAPPMFGVRTSIELNHPGAYHMSEADRFSGPGRPMGWRNQVDDSCHPLHTWDASNVVFGDESHIYGRSDWDHSRNLPGTRSWGASGDFWKSPNRTGSMEVPSTDKENNSVRSGDEALESQFTQAAMNEQNQVDQQADSSDVRQQIKSPKKNETVGSLEDTGDIDKMLRKDDARWHVYLSKLDISADLSEPNLLDKCKDMIGNEHSISSDVGDSEILYIEDLEAEVVSHRLLNYVLFGSNDDSVFQKSMSLYKRQKTEHFQAEHAEKIKALSDFVPDSNQEKVNVDDKIEELPPSENMQGGEDALPYSEIQEDPKNGTKNDEGHAVSDIPLGALSEKMEDSVSASEPTNLEMPLAAEDVEGSSAAPLLSSETKDLAAESGSNNEEVNLVDTSTKCDPLLSSDMFSEASEAMMPKSVNVCRIHHSPESTH is encoded by the exons ATGAAGATGAAAGAGAAAAGTAGTAAAGATGATTCTGGTCGGGTTCATCGGGATTCAGCTTCTGGTGAAAAGAGAAAGGTTTCATCCCAGCTGCGGGAATGCATGGACAGTAAAGATCTGAGCGGTCATGGGAATGGCGATGCCTTGGAGGAGTATGTTTCATCCAAACGGCGGAAGGAGAAAACTGATGTTGCTATTGGCGGAGATCGTTGGAATGGGGGTGGAGATGAGAGAGTGGATGGGGACAAGAATGTGGAGAAGGATATTCATAAAGGTGAGAACTCGAAAGTTGATAGTAAAGGAAAGGAAAATAGCGATAAAGGTGAGAGCTTCAGAGTTGATTCGAAGAGTAAGAGTAAACGCAATGAGAGTGGAAATTCCGGTGAGAGGAAAGAAGACATTTTGACATCTTCATTAGTGGACAGGGAGGAGAGTAAGAGCAAAGGGGAATCAAAGCGGAAATCTGAGAGGGATTCTTCTGCTCGTAAAGAAGGGTTGAAGGACAAGGAGAAAAGTGGTGGTCAGGAGACCAAGAGTAGTGATGCTGAGGTGAAAATAGTGGAATTGAATATTGGGAAAAAGCAAGGGCCTCTGCCTGGTGATTTTATTGAGGAGAGACAGGGCACTCGTGCTCGAGAAAATACTG CAGAACTTTTACTGGATGAGGTGCGGAGTCCTGAGTTGGAGAAGGACATCGAGAAAAGGATACGCAGAAAAAGAGAAGGTTCTAGTGAAAGAGAGAAACATTATGATGATGCTAAAGAAGGTGGTGAGAGACGATCATCATCAAAAGGTGATCGTACCAAGGATATAAAATATAGAGATGACAAGCACAAGGATGGAGCATATACTGATAAGTATCAAGATGATGGCTACAAAGAAGACAGGCGGAGGGATAAGAAGTACCATGAAGAAGCTGATAAGGAGTATAAATATCAAGATGACAAGTATCGAGAAGATGGTGAGAAGGATTCTCAACGTAGAGATGATAGACATCGTGAAAGTGATAGGGACATTAGACGCAAGGAGGAAAAACATCGCGAGGATGGAGAGCGGGATAGTAGGCGGAAGGATGAAAAGTATCGTGAAGGCACTGAAAGAGATGGCCGTCGGGATGATAAGTATTATGAGGATGGTGATAGAGACCGCCGACGTAAGGATGATCACTATCATGAAGATGATGACAAGGATAGTAGGCGTGGGGATGAGAGGTATAATGAGGACAGTGATAGAGATGATAGGCGCAGAGAAAATACTTACAGGGAAGATGTTGATAATGATATTAGGCACAAAGAAGAAAAATATCTAGAAGACACTGAAAGAGACTCCCGCCATAAGGATAGTAAGCAAGGGGATGGATATGATAGAGATAAAAGAACAAGAGACATTAAGTATAGGGATGAACGGACAACACGAGATAGGTCTGGTGATAAGTTGGACCTTAAGCATTCGAGGGACGATAGCTCTGCTGGTGATCATTATGTGAGAAAATCAAGTGCATATGATGATAGTCCAACCCATGATGATCGAGCAGCCAGGTACCGAGATGATCAAGGCAGGAGAAGAACTAACGAAAAAGAGGATTATAGCGATATTAAATCTCGAGTTACAAAGGATCAAAGATCCGATGCTGAAAGGAAGAGTACAAGCAGTGCAAGAATGGATTTGGCTACTGATAGAGTTCGGTCTGCTTCCAGAAATGCTGATTTGGAACTTACATCTAGCCATGGTATACGGTGGAGTTCACCCCCATCAAATTCTCATACACCTAGGGATCACCACAG GAGCCTGAGGCAAGATGATTCCAAATATAGAGATTACAATTATGAAGAGAGAATTCGACCTTCAACAAGAGATCATGCTGGTGCTGCTGGAGGGTCTGAGAAGACTTCATCTCAATCAGTTGAGAAGCTTGGTCAAAAGGATGATGGCCATTTTGGAGAGCTTTATGCTGAAAGGTGTCTCAAGTCTGATATTCGATCTTCACCCTTGCAGCTAGCAGATAAATCTCCAACATCAAGTAGTGACAGGAGACAGTTCAGCAGGCCTGATGTCAGACGAAGTTTTGATATTGAAGAATCAACACAGAGAAGTGGTGGTTCTCGAGAATGGGAAGAGTACAATGGTAAAGATGTAAGGGGAACTCGAGATGCCATGGAAGTATTTCCTGGAGAGGATTTTTTACAAGGGGGTGCGGATACTTTATCTATTTCTTCGCCTTTCACAAGAACTGGCCATTTTTCCAGCAGTTCTAAGCCAATGTTACCACCTCCACTCTTTAGGACAGGTGTAGATAGTCCTTTGGGGTCAGGCCCAGGTGATGATGATGGTAGAGGTAAGTCCAACATGCGTCATATGAGGGGTGGTGATCCCAACATGGGTAACATGGGTAGAATTCAAGGAAGTCCTTGGAGAGGTGTTCCGAGCTGGCCTTCTCCTGTGGCAAATGGTTTCTTGCCTTTCCCACATGGTCCGCCTTCTGTAGGTTTTCATTCAGTTATGCAGCCATTTCCTGCCCCACCAATGTTTGGAGTCAGGACTTCGATAGAGTTAAACCATCCTGGTGCTTACCATATGTCTGAAGCTGATAGGTTTTCTGGTCCTGGGCGTCCAATGGGATGGCGCAATCAGGTGGATGATTCCTGCCATCCATTACATACTTGGGATGCTAGTAATGTCGTGTTTGGGGATGAGTCTCACATTTATGGGAGATCAGATTGGGATCATTCAAGGAACTTACCTGGTACTCGAAGCTGGGGTGCCAGTGGAGATTTTTGGAAGAGTCCCAATAGAACTGGAAGCATGGAGGTCCCGTCTACTGATAAAGAGAATAACTCTGTTCGAAGTGGCGATGAGGCTTTGGAAAGTCAGTTTACTCAGGCAGCTATGAATGAGCAAAACCAAGTTGATCAGCAAGCAGATAGCAGTGATGTTAGGCAGCAAATAAAGAGCCCCAAAAAGAATGAAACTGTGGGTAGTCTGGAGGATACTGGTGATATTGATAAAATGTTGAGAAAGGATGATGCACGATGGCATGTTTACCTTTCCAAACTTGATATTTCTGCTGATCTTTCTGAACCCAATTTACTTGATAAGTGCAAAGACATGATTGGTAATGAGCATAGTATATCTTCTGATGTAGGCGACTCtgaaattttatatattgaG GATTTGGAAGCCGAGGTGGTATCTCACAGACTTCTGAATTATGTACTATTTGGATCTAATGATGATTCTGTTTTCCAG AAATCTATGTCCCTCTACAAGAGGCAGAAAACAGAACATTTTCAGGCTGAACATGCTGAGAAAATCAAAGCCTTGAGTGATTTTGTTCCGGATTCCAATCAGGAGAAAGTGAATGTAGATGACAAAATTGAGGAGCTACCTCCATCTGAAAACATGCAAGGTGGGGAGGATGCTCTTCCATACTCTGAAATCCAGGAAGATCCCAAAAATGGTACGAAGAATGATGAAGGGCATGCAGTATCCGACATACCTCTTGGCGCTTTGAGTGAAAAAATGGAGGACTCTGTTTCTGCCTCAGAACCTACCAACTTGGAGATGCCTTTGGCTGCTGAAGATGTTGAAGGTTCGAGTGCTGCTCCGCTACTATCATCAGAAACAAAAGACTTGGCTGCAGAATCTGGTAGTAACAATGAGGAAGTGAATTTGGTAGATACTAGTACTAAGTGTGATCCCTTGCTTAGTTCTGATATGTTCTCAGAGGCATCTGAGGCTATGATGCCAAAGTCGGTCAATGTGTGTCGGATACATCATTCTCCTGAAAGTACACATTGA
- the LOC121780885 gene encoding filaggrin-like isoform X2, with the protein MKMKEKSSKDDSGRVHRDSASGEKRKVSSQLRECMDSKDLSGHGNGDALEEYVSSKRRKEKTDVAIGGDRWNGGGDERVDGDKNVEKDIHKGENSKVDSKGKENSDKGESFRVDSKSKSKRNESGNSGERKEDILTSSLVDREESKSKGESKRKSERDSSARKEGLKDKEKSGGQETKSSDAEVKIVELNIGKKQGPLPGDFIEERQGTRARENTELLLDEVRSPELEKDIEKRIRRKREGSSEREKHYDDAKEGGERRSSSKGDRTKDIKYRDDKHKDGAYTDKYQDDGYKEDRRRDKKYHEEADKEYKYQDDKYREDGEKDSQRRDDRHRESDRDIRRKEEKHREDGERDSRRKDEKYREGTERDGRRDDKYYEDGDRDRRRKDDHYHEDDDKDSRRGDERYNEDSDRDDRRRENTYREDVDNDIRHKEEKYLEDTERDSRHKDSKQGDGYDRDKRTRDIKYRDERTTRDRSGDKLDLKHSRDDSSAGDHYVRKSSAYDDSPTHDDRAARYRDDQGRRRTNEKEDYSDIKSRVTKDQRSDAERKSTSSARMDLATDRVRSASRNADLELTSSHGIRWSSPPSNSHTPRDHHRSLRQDDSKYRDYNYEERIRPSTRDHAGAAGGSEKTSSQSVEKLGQKDDGHFGELYAERCLKSDIRSSPLQLADKSPTSSSDRRQFSRPDVRRSFDIEESTQRSGGSREWEEYNGKDVRGTRDAMEVFPGEDFLQGGADTLSISSPFTRTGHFSSSSKPMLPPPLFRTGVDSPLGSGPGDDDGRGKSNMRHMRGGDPNMGNMGRIQGSPWRGVPSWPSPVANGFLPFPHGPPSVGFHSVMQPFPAPPMFGVRTSIELNHPGAYHMSEADRFSGPGRPMGWRNQVDDSCHPLHTWDASNVVFGDESHIYGRSDWDHSRNLPGTRSWGASGDFWKSPNRTGSMEVPSTDKENNSVRSGDEALESQFTQAAMNEQNQVDQQADSSDVRQQIKSPKKNETVGSLEDTGDIDKMLRKDDARWHVYLSKLDISADLSEPNLLDKCKDMIGNEHSISSDVGDSEILYIEDLEAEVVSHRLLNYVLFGSNDDSVFQKSMSLYKRQKTEHFQAEHAEKIKALSDFVPDSNQEKVNVDDKIEELPPSENMQGGEDALPYSEIQEDPKNGTKNDEGHAVSDIPLGALSEKMEDSVSASEPTNLEMPLAAEDVEGSSAAPLLSSETKDLAAESGSNNEEVNLVDTSTKCDPLLSSDMFSEASEAMMPKSVNVCRIHHSPESTH; encoded by the exons ATGAAGATGAAAGAGAAAAGTAGTAAAGATGATTCTGGTCGGGTTCATCGGGATTCAGCTTCTGGTGAAAAGAGAAAGGTTTCATCCCAGCTGCGGGAATGCATGGACAGTAAAGATCTGAGCGGTCATGGGAATGGCGATGCCTTGGAGGAGTATGTTTCATCCAAACGGCGGAAGGAGAAAACTGATGTTGCTATTGGCGGAGATCGTTGGAATGGGGGTGGAGATGAGAGAGTGGATGGGGACAAGAATGTGGAGAAGGATATTCATAAAGGTGAGAACTCGAAAGTTGATAGTAAAGGAAAGGAAAATAGCGATAAAGGTGAGAGCTTCAGAGTTGATTCGAAGAGTAAGAGTAAACGCAATGAGAGTGGAAATTCCGGTGAGAGGAAAGAAGACATTTTGACATCTTCATTAGTGGACAGGGAGGAGAGTAAGAGCAAAGGGGAATCAAAGCGGAAATCTGAGAGGGATTCTTCTGCTCGTAAAGAAGGGTTGAAGGACAAGGAGAAAAGTGGTGGTCAGGAGACCAAGAGTAGTGATGCTGAGGTGAAAATAGTGGAATTGAATATTGGGAAAAAGCAAGGGCCTCTGCCTGGTGATTTTATTGAGGAGAGACAGGGCACTCGTGCTCGAGAAAATACTG AACTTTTACTGGATGAGGTGCGGAGTCCTGAGTTGGAGAAGGACATCGAGAAAAGGATACGCAGAAAAAGAGAAGGTTCTAGTGAAAGAGAGAAACATTATGATGATGCTAAAGAAGGTGGTGAGAGACGATCATCATCAAAAGGTGATCGTACCAAGGATATAAAATATAGAGATGACAAGCACAAGGATGGAGCATATACTGATAAGTATCAAGATGATGGCTACAAAGAAGACAGGCGGAGGGATAAGAAGTACCATGAAGAAGCTGATAAGGAGTATAAATATCAAGATGACAAGTATCGAGAAGATGGTGAGAAGGATTCTCAACGTAGAGATGATAGACATCGTGAAAGTGATAGGGACATTAGACGCAAGGAGGAAAAACATCGCGAGGATGGAGAGCGGGATAGTAGGCGGAAGGATGAAAAGTATCGTGAAGGCACTGAAAGAGATGGCCGTCGGGATGATAAGTATTATGAGGATGGTGATAGAGACCGCCGACGTAAGGATGATCACTATCATGAAGATGATGACAAGGATAGTAGGCGTGGGGATGAGAGGTATAATGAGGACAGTGATAGAGATGATAGGCGCAGAGAAAATACTTACAGGGAAGATGTTGATAATGATATTAGGCACAAAGAAGAAAAATATCTAGAAGACACTGAAAGAGACTCCCGCCATAAGGATAGTAAGCAAGGGGATGGATATGATAGAGATAAAAGAACAAGAGACATTAAGTATAGGGATGAACGGACAACACGAGATAGGTCTGGTGATAAGTTGGACCTTAAGCATTCGAGGGACGATAGCTCTGCTGGTGATCATTATGTGAGAAAATCAAGTGCATATGATGATAGTCCAACCCATGATGATCGAGCAGCCAGGTACCGAGATGATCAAGGCAGGAGAAGAACTAACGAAAAAGAGGATTATAGCGATATTAAATCTCGAGTTACAAAGGATCAAAGATCCGATGCTGAAAGGAAGAGTACAAGCAGTGCAAGAATGGATTTGGCTACTGATAGAGTTCGGTCTGCTTCCAGAAATGCTGATTTGGAACTTACATCTAGCCATGGTATACGGTGGAGTTCACCCCCATCAAATTCTCATACACCTAGGGATCACCACAG GAGCCTGAGGCAAGATGATTCCAAATATAGAGATTACAATTATGAAGAGAGAATTCGACCTTCAACAAGAGATCATGCTGGTGCTGCTGGAGGGTCTGAGAAGACTTCATCTCAATCAGTTGAGAAGCTTGGTCAAAAGGATGATGGCCATTTTGGAGAGCTTTATGCTGAAAGGTGTCTCAAGTCTGATATTCGATCTTCACCCTTGCAGCTAGCAGATAAATCTCCAACATCAAGTAGTGACAGGAGACAGTTCAGCAGGCCTGATGTCAGACGAAGTTTTGATATTGAAGAATCAACACAGAGAAGTGGTGGTTCTCGAGAATGGGAAGAGTACAATGGTAAAGATGTAAGGGGAACTCGAGATGCCATGGAAGTATTTCCTGGAGAGGATTTTTTACAAGGGGGTGCGGATACTTTATCTATTTCTTCGCCTTTCACAAGAACTGGCCATTTTTCCAGCAGTTCTAAGCCAATGTTACCACCTCCACTCTTTAGGACAGGTGTAGATAGTCCTTTGGGGTCAGGCCCAGGTGATGATGATGGTAGAGGTAAGTCCAACATGCGTCATATGAGGGGTGGTGATCCCAACATGGGTAACATGGGTAGAATTCAAGGAAGTCCTTGGAGAGGTGTTCCGAGCTGGCCTTCTCCTGTGGCAAATGGTTTCTTGCCTTTCCCACATGGTCCGCCTTCTGTAGGTTTTCATTCAGTTATGCAGCCATTTCCTGCCCCACCAATGTTTGGAGTCAGGACTTCGATAGAGTTAAACCATCCTGGTGCTTACCATATGTCTGAAGCTGATAGGTTTTCTGGTCCTGGGCGTCCAATGGGATGGCGCAATCAGGTGGATGATTCCTGCCATCCATTACATACTTGGGATGCTAGTAATGTCGTGTTTGGGGATGAGTCTCACATTTATGGGAGATCAGATTGGGATCATTCAAGGAACTTACCTGGTACTCGAAGCTGGGGTGCCAGTGGAGATTTTTGGAAGAGTCCCAATAGAACTGGAAGCATGGAGGTCCCGTCTACTGATAAAGAGAATAACTCTGTTCGAAGTGGCGATGAGGCTTTGGAAAGTCAGTTTACTCAGGCAGCTATGAATGAGCAAAACCAAGTTGATCAGCAAGCAGATAGCAGTGATGTTAGGCAGCAAATAAAGAGCCCCAAAAAGAATGAAACTGTGGGTAGTCTGGAGGATACTGGTGATATTGATAAAATGTTGAGAAAGGATGATGCACGATGGCATGTTTACCTTTCCAAACTTGATATTTCTGCTGATCTTTCTGAACCCAATTTACTTGATAAGTGCAAAGACATGATTGGTAATGAGCATAGTATATCTTCTGATGTAGGCGACTCtgaaattttatatattgaG GATTTGGAAGCCGAGGTGGTATCTCACAGACTTCTGAATTATGTACTATTTGGATCTAATGATGATTCTGTTTTCCAG AAATCTATGTCCCTCTACAAGAGGCAGAAAACAGAACATTTTCAGGCTGAACATGCTGAGAAAATCAAAGCCTTGAGTGATTTTGTTCCGGATTCCAATCAGGAGAAAGTGAATGTAGATGACAAAATTGAGGAGCTACCTCCATCTGAAAACATGCAAGGTGGGGAGGATGCTCTTCCATACTCTGAAATCCAGGAAGATCCCAAAAATGGTACGAAGAATGATGAAGGGCATGCAGTATCCGACATACCTCTTGGCGCTTTGAGTGAAAAAATGGAGGACTCTGTTTCTGCCTCAGAACCTACCAACTTGGAGATGCCTTTGGCTGCTGAAGATGTTGAAGGTTCGAGTGCTGCTCCGCTACTATCATCAGAAACAAAAGACTTGGCTGCAGAATCTGGTAGTAACAATGAGGAAGTGAATTTGGTAGATACTAGTACTAAGTGTGATCCCTTGCTTAGTTCTGATATGTTCTCAGAGGCATCTGAGGCTATGATGCCAAAGTCGGTCAATGTGTGTCGGATACATCATTCTCCTGAAAGTACACATTGA
- the LOC121781167 gene encoding uncharacterized protein LOC121781167: MGAGQAMKRIPRIKFPQRHPKSSGTANQADGLSAHDLKNDDLVMKFFSRAPSAASGGKASDQPKRTPVSQDEIDAVMLGGCF, from the exons ATGGGGGCAGGGCAAGCGATGAAGAGAATCCCACGCATCAAATTTCCTCAACGCCATCCTAAATCCTCTG GTACAGCCAACCAGGCCGATGGCTTGTCTGCACATGATCTCAAGAATGATGATCTTGTTATGAAATTCTTCTCAAGGGCTCCATCTGCGGCATCGGGAGGGAAGGCTTCTGATCAGCCTAAAAGAACTcctgtttctcaagacgagattgACGCTGTCATG TTGGGTGGCTGTTTCTAA
- the LOC121781806 gene encoding U-box domain-containing protein 34-like gives MWLPNGKASTRGKKGGRNGLVAVAIDKGKSSMYAMRWAADNLVTKGQTIILIHVLQKSSANSCSNYALNGLNGSGNDIVLDKPTKDLFLTFHCLCTRKDIPCFDVVLEDMDIGKAITEYTAHAAIENLVLGASRHGFIRRLKTVDVPTSVSRASPEFCTIYVISKSKISSVRNASREAPFASPLLPQLRQLQEQNCSTINPAASTEARATPRHLPSRGPDRTPPRLIAVADETDMPSKPLILARGHNPNMFMDLSDSDSDISFISSDRGSTDSRFMDPLLCDGMDPSRGSRMSVCSERSFQSTCSGLRFNDMSSISEYSTGSMENDEVEAEMRRLKLELQKTMDMYSTACKEALTAKQKAVELHRWREDEEKRLEEAARVTVEQEKGRYTPAMEDFQTGQPLRYRKYSIEEIELATDCFHESRKIGEGGYGPVYKCSLDHTPVAVKVLRPDAAQGRSQFQQEVEVLSCLRHPNMVLLLGACPEYGSLVYEYMANGSLEDRLFRKGNTRPLSWQLRYRIAAEIATGLHFLHQTKPEPLVHRDLKPGNILLDQNYVSKIADVGLARLVPPSVADDVTQYRMTSTAGTFCYIDPEYQQTGMLGTKSDVYSLGVVLLQIITAKPPMGLTHHIGNAIEKGTLLQMLDPTVSDWPMEETLSFAKLAIQCTELRRKDRPDLSKVIVPELNKLRELGEENMGSFLIGGSAASTPNHSFASSSSNSKSSSFKSDPNVQSVYSGAGDCPGSASMPGHV, from the exons ATGTGGCTCCCGAATGGAAAGGCGAGTACTCGGGGAAAAAAAGGTGGTAGAAATGGGCTGGTTGCTGTAGCCATAGACAAGGGCAAATCAAGCATGTATGCCATGAGATGGGCTGCCGATAACCTGGTCACGAAAGGCCAGACCATCATCCTCATCCACGTCCTTCAGAAGTCCTCTGCTAATTCAT GTTCCAACTATGCCCTTAATGGCCTCAATGGTAGTGGCAACGATATCGTTCTTGACAAACCAACTAAAGATCTCTTCCTCACCTTCCATTGCTTATGCACTCGCAAAGAT ATACCATGTTTTGACGTGGTGCTGGAGGACATGGACATTGGCAAGGCCATAACCGAATACACTGCGCACGCTGCAATCGAGAATCTAGTTCTCGGAGCATCTCGCCATGGCTTCATTAG AAGATTGAAGACAGTAGATGTTCCCACAAGTGTGTCCAGAGCATCGCCAGAGTTCTGCACAATTTACGTCATCTCGAAGTCCAAGATCTCGTCCGTCCGAAACGCTTCCCGCGAGGCGCCCTTCGCCTCCCCGCTCTTGCCGCAGCTGCGCCAATTACAGGAGCAAAACTGCTCTACCATCAATCCCGCTGCATCCACGGAGGCCCGAGCCACTCCCCGACACCTACCTAGCAGAG GTCCGGACAGGACGCCACCCAGGCTCATTGCTGTTGCTGATGAAACTGACATGCCGAGCAA GCCACTGATTTTGGCACGAGGCCACAATCCGAACATGTTCATGGATCTCTCCGACAGCGACTCGGATATATCCTTCATTAGTTCAGACAGGGGGAGCACAGACAGCAGATTCATGGATCCTTTGCTCTGCGACGGCATGGATCCGAGCCGGGGCTCTCGAATGTCAGTTTGCTCCGAGAGAAGCTTCCAATCGACATGCTCCGGGCTAAGATTTAACGATATGAGTTCTATCAGCGAATATTCGACaggatcaatggaaaat GATGAGGTGGAGGCTGAAATGAGAAGGCTAAAGCTAGAGTTGCAGAAAACAATGGATATGTACAGCACAGCTTGCAAGGAGGCTTTAACAGCCAAGCAAAAG GCGGTGGAGCTACACCGGTGGAGAGAGGACGAAGAAAAGAGACTCGAGGAGGCAGCACGAGTGACAGTGGAGCAAGAAAAAGGCCGATACACACCAGCTATGGAGGATTTCCAAACAG GCCAGCCTCTGAGATACAGAAAATATTCCATCGAGGAGATTGAGCTGGCCACGGACTGCTTCCATGAGTCGCGCAAGATCGGAGAAGGTGGATACGGCCCCGTCTACAAGTGCTCCCTTGACCACACACCGGTCGCAGTCAAAGTCCTGCGACCGGATGCGGCTCAAGGAAGATCACAGTTTCAACAAGAG GTTGAAGTGTTGAGCTGTTTAAGACATCCCAATATGGTACTACTCCTCGGAGCCTGCCCCGAGTATGGCTCCCTGGTGTACGAGTACATGGCTAACGGAAGCCTAGAAGACCGTCTCTTCCGGAAGGGGAACACCCGGCCTCTGTCATGGCAGCTCCGTTACAGGATCGCTGCAGAGATTGCAACGGGGCTGCATTTCCTCCACCAGACAAAGCCGGAGCCGTTGGTCCACCGCGACCTCAAGCCTGGCAACATCCTGCTAGACCAGAACTACGTCAGCAAGATCGCCGACGTAGGTCTGGCAAGACTGGTCCCACCATCCGTAGCGGATGATGTGACACAGTACAGGATGACCTCGACAGCAGGGACGTTCTGCTACATCGACCCGGAGTACCAGCAGACGGGCATGCTGGGCACGAAATCCGACGTGTACTCGTTGGGAGTTGTGCTGCTGCAGATCATCACGGCCAAGCCTCCCATGGGGCTGACGCACCATATTGGGAATGCGATTGAGAAGGGGACGTTGTTGCAGATGCTGGATCCGACGGTCTCTGATTGGCCAATGGAGGAGACGTTGAGCTTTGCAAAGCTGGCCATACAATGCACAGAGCTCAGGCGCAAGGACCGGCCGGATCTTAGTAAAGTCATTGTGCCTGAGCTGAACAAGCTGAGAGAGCTTGGTGAAGAGAATATGGGCAGTTTTTTAATAGGCGGGAGTGCAGCCTCGACTCCTAACCATAGCTTCGCGTCAAGCAGCTCGAACTCGAAATCCTCGAGTTTCAAGAGCGATCCCAATGTGCAATCCGTGTATAGCGGCGCAGGAGATTGCCCAGGTTCAGCATCAATGCCAGGACATGTATGA